TGCGGCGACGGCCACTGGCGACCCACTCATCAACTACTACTGCATGCTCACACCCGAGAAGGCCTGGGGCGAGGCCTTTCCTCATGCCGGCCATGCCTGCCTGAACAAGGACGGAAATAATCCCGGACGCGGCGGATCAACGGTCGATGGTACGTTCATCACGTATCATGAGCTGGCCGGCGAATACGCCATACGACATAGCGTCGAGGTGCTCAACACCTTTCGCGATACGGTGCCGATGTTTCAGAGCTGCCTGCTTCCTAAAAAGGCGACCTTCGGCTGCAGTCAGTTCATCGCGAAGCGTTTCACCCTGCGTCGCCTCTGAGCCGGCCGTTTTCTCGAGTTACCTGTCGATTTCCATGACCCGGAAGTCCGACAATAAAAATGAATGTCTCACCCTCAGTGGCAGATCACAAACGGATGGATTCCCGGGTATGACGAGCGTCCTGTCAGCGTGCAGATCGCCGATCAGCGCATCGGCCGCATCGTAGCCGAACCGGCCGCGGCCGAGATCTCCGTCGATCTGCACGGCCTGGCCATCCTGCCTGCCTTCATAAACGGGCACGACAATCTGCTCGCCACGTATCTGCCGTTCCAGGGGAGGAACTGGCCGCATCCGACATGGCTCTCCTGGGATAACGAGATCAAGGCATCCTCACTCTTCGCCGAACGCATGCTCGTTTCGCCGGAAGACCTCTATCAGCTCGGAGCCTACCGTAATATCCTGTCGGGGTCCGTCTTTGTCGTCGATCACATCCCCGATTTTGTAAGGCGTCCGTTTGAAAAAGAACTGCCCGCTCGCCTGCTGTCGGATTTTGGCATCGCTCATTCCGTCAGCGCTTACGCTCTGAACTGGGGCAAGGGAATTCGCGCAGAATACGAATACGCCGTCGAGCACGGCCTGCCTTTTATTCTACATATCGCCGAAGGTTTTGATCGGGATTCGAAGCAGTCCTTACGTCAACTCGACGAGATGGGGGCGCTTGGAGAAAACACCGTTCTGGTTCATGGCCTTTCTCTCTCTGATCACGACCTCGACCGCATCGCCGCTGCGGGGGCTCATCTCGTCTGGTGCCCTTCAAGCAATCGTTTCATATATAATGCCCGACCGCCCATCGAGAAAGCTTTCAGCCGGGGGATCAACGTCTGCCTCGGCACAGATAGCGCTATGGCAGGCGGTCCGGGCATGCTGCAATCCCTGAAATCAGCAATGGAGGAGCTGCCTTCTCTCGATCCGCTTGATCTGCTTGCGATGGCGACGGTAAACGCCTCGCAGGCCTTCCGACTGAAAGACAGGGGGTCTCTTGGAGCCGGACAATGGGCCGATCTGGTAATTTTCAACCGCAGACCTACCGATAATCTAAAAGAATTCATACAAACACTGGAGCTGGAAGATCTCTTTCTTGTTGTGCGGGAGGGCATCCCCGTTTACGGTGATGCGTCGCTGGAAAAACTATTCCAGGCCCTTTCCGTGCAAACCGATCGGATTTCGGTTCACAGAACGGAAAAACTTGTGCAGAGAGGAATGCTGGATCTGCTAAGGCGGATTCGCATGCAGGCGGGCAAGGAGATCTTCTTCCCCTTCCTGCCGGTCGGATAACGAAACATGCCAGTCATAAAGAATTATAACGGCGGCTCGATTATTTACTTCGAGGGCGACAGAGCGGAAGATATTTACGTTCTACAGAGCGGTCGCGTCGTCCTGATCAGCACCTCCATCGATACGGGCGACGAAATACGTGAAGACGTGCAGATTGGCGAGTTTTTCGGCGTGAAGTCGTCTCTCGGTAGATATCCGCGCGAAGAAACGGCGCAGGTGATCGGAAAAACGAACGTTATCGTTTTCAAACAGCCCGAATTCGAGCAGATGGTGATGAAAAATACGCGACTCATCATCAAGATGCTCAAGGTTTTCTCGAAGCAGCTGCGCGAAATCCATCGCAAAGTGCGTCAGATTTTAAAAGCCGGTTCGACGCGTGACCCGGAATACGAGCTGATGAACGTCGCCGAGTCGTTCTATCGTTCGGGCAATATCGACCATGCCGTCTACGCCTTCGAGCGCTACCTGACCTATCATCCGAACGGCCCCTATTCCAGCCGGGCCCGCGATCTTCTGACGATGGCGCGAAAAGGGCAGACGTATCCGCACGGCTACGTGCCTCTTGAATCCGTGGCCGTCGATCCCGTGCCCTCCAGTTTTAACGATTCGCTCATGAAGGCGGCCTCGATGCCGGCAAGCAGTGCCGACGACCCGTTCGCCTTTCCCGAAGATCCCTTTGTAGACGATTCGGCGATGCCATCAGACCGATCGGCGACGGAGCAGCTGTCTCAGGCACGAGAGCTTTTCGGAGCCGGAGACTTCGATGGCGCACTCACTCATCTCGAAGAGCTGCTTTCGCGCAATGATCTTTCGAAGAAGTCTGAATTCGAAGCAAAGGCCGCGGCGCTTTTTGAAAAGGGCCGCTGCCAGATCAAAATGAAGAAGCTGCCCGAGGCGACAAATACGTTAACCGAATATCTGAAAACGTATCCCTCCGGCAGTTATGTGAAGCAATCCTTCTTTCAGCTCGGATTGATCGCCGAGATCAGCGGAAACCAGGAGCGGGCTCGCACGTTTTACGCGAAAGTGGCTCAATTAAAGCCGGATGACGAAGTGACCGCTCAGGCAAAGACGAGGCTTCAGAAGATATCATGAGCATCATGCTGCCAGAATCTCTGTTTGAAAAATTCGGGAAGGAATTTCATCCCGGACAGATCATCTTCTGCGAATGGGAGCCGGGCAACGATTTCTATTTCGTGCAGAAAGGTCGCGTCAAGATCATCAAGACGTTCGGCAACACACAGAAGACTCTCGATGTGATGGGTGAAGGCGACATCTTCGGCGAGATGGCCATCCTTGAAGAAGAGCCGCGTTCCGCCTCGGCCATCGCCGTCGATAATGTAAAAACGCTGCACTTCAATCGCGAGAACTTCGACACGCTGATGAATACGCAGCCGCAGCTCGCATACAGCCTGCTTCTTATTTATACGAAACGCATCTATGACGCTCGTCGTCGCCTCAAGATCCTTCTTATCGACGACCTGAACGTCAAGGTAGCCGACGTCTTTCTGATGCTGGCCGAGAAAGATCCGCATTACGGTCACACGAATCAGATGATCTTCAACATTACGGTCGACGACGTCGCCAACTGGTGCGGTCAGCCCGTCGACGAGGTGAACAGAGTAATCATGGTTTACGTCAGGCAGGGCAAACTCGAGCTGTACGCCGACCGCATCGTCGTTCCGAACCTGAAAGACCTGCAGCGCGTCGTCAATTCGAAGAAGAAAAGCCTCATGTGATCGTTCTTTACAGAGCGACGCCGTCCGATATCTCTGCACTATGATCCTGGTAACCGGAGCCGCCGGACTCATCGGCAGCGCAGTCGTTCGAGAGCTGAACGAGCGTGGCGAGGCCGACCTGCTTCTCGTCGACCATCTTGGAACGAGCGAGAAATGGAAGAACCTCAGATCGTTGCGCTTCATCGATTATCTTGAAAAAGACGATTTTGAAAGACGCTTTCTCGACCAGGATCATCCGCTCTGGAAAGAGATCAAAGGCATCGTGCATCTGGGCGCATGCAGCTCCACTATAGAGATGGATGCCTCGTACCTGATCGAGAATAACTTTCGCTTCTCGAAGCGATTGGCCGAACGAGCCGAAGCGCAGAAGATACGAATGGTCTATGCCTCAAGTGCTGCCACCTATGGCGACGGAGAGAACGGCTTCGTTGATGACGAGGCATCGATCGAAAAACTGCGGCCGCTCAACCCTTACGGCTATTCAAAGCAGATCTTCGACCTCTATCTGAAACGCCGCGGCTTTTCTGGTTTTGCCGGCATCAAGTATTTCAATATTTTCGGCCCGAACGAATCGCATAAAGGCCCGATGATCTCGATGGTTCTGCGCGGCTACAGACAGATTCGCGAAACGGGCGAGCTTCGCCTTTTCAAGAGCTATCATCCCGATTACGGCGACGGCAAACAGGTGCGCGACTTTCTCTATGTAAAAGACGCCGCCCGAATGACGATCTTCCTGCTTCTTGACGCACCGGGCGTCTCGGGGCTTTTCAACGTCGGCAGCGGCGTCGCCTCTACATGGATCGATCTCGGTCAGGCCATCTTTGCCGCCCTGTCGATGAAGCCGAAGATCGTCTTTATCGACATGCCCGAGTCGCTGCGGCCGAACTATCAGTATTTCACGCAGGCGCCGATCGAAAAAATACGCAAGGCCGGCTATTCGCAGTCGATCACTCCGTTAACCGAAGCGATAACGGACTATGTGCAGAACTATCTCTCTCACGGAGAGATCCACGCCTGAAGGCAGTCTGTCCTTTTATCGCCGCGAGCGGCGCACCGACTGATGGTAGAACTGCTGCAGGTGTGTAACCGCCTCTCTCACAACTGCATCAGGGCTCTCTGAAAGCATATTGTGGCCGACTCCCGGCACGATATGCAATTGCGCCTGTAACGCTTTCGCCATCTGACGCCCCCTTGCGAGCGGAACGATGCGGTCCTCGGCCCCCCAGATGAGCGTCACCGGCAGATGGCACTGCCTCAGCTGCTTCTCCGTTAAGAAGACCTCGTCGGGCCGCTCCATCGTATTCTCGGCCAGATACCGGAATCCAGGCGTCGACCAGCGATACAGCAGGCCCCGTAGAACAAATTCGGGAATCTCATCCGCTCGCTCTGCGAGGCCGTGATGCAGCTCCGCAAGCAATGAGCGCACCTCCGCTGTCGATTGAGGAAAGAAGCGGCGACGCAGATCGTCAAGCTCCGCCTCGGGAAGCAGAAGCGCGCCTGGAGCGATCGCACACAGAGATAGAAAAGGCATCTCGTTCAAACGTCGAGCATACAGATGCATTTGCAACGCCAGTAATCCACCCATGGAATGCGTTAACAGATGAACGGGTTCGTTACAGAGATTGCGTAGGAACCGATACAGCGACCGATAGAGAGCCGGACCGGTCCATGCCTCGCGAAGCGCCGGCAGCGCTGAGCCGCCGTGACCTGGAAGATCGACGACGATGACGCGATAGTCGCGAATAAGCGGGGCGATTACGTGCCTGAAGGCGAATCCACGATCAAGGAATCCATGCAAAAGCACAAGCGTCGGCCGGTCATCAACGCGATCTGCTGAGTAGTAGACGAATCGCTGCCCTTCATACGTTACGGCGTGACGTCGTAACCCCAGATAGGAGAACTTACGCGCATGTCGGAAGTCCCGGTAACGAAGCAGAAATCGGCCCGCCAGAGAACTCCACCAGAAGACCGTTGAATGATGCGTGTTTAACCGAATACCGGTAGCCGGCGAATCTGAGACCCGGGGAGCGGGAGAGCGAACAGTGCCGGTTCGAGCGATCGTTTTCACGGATTCATAACTCCGACCAGAGCAGAGGTTGCTCGCTGATCTCAGCCGCCCGCCTTTTGCGTTCTATATCGAAGGCCCGGGCGAGATCAAGCGCACATCCTGTACAACGACGGCCGGCGCCGGTCGCCCGCTGAAAATCAATGAGCGAAGGCAGCTCTTTTTCAGCCTTTGCCGCACCCGATTTCTCGGCAAGGAATCGCCGCATCTGACGCCGCCCCATGCGGGTACAGTGGCAGATCGGCCCTTCCTGCAGTTCCATCGGGAAAAGATAACAAACGATCAGCTCAAAAGCGAGCTCAGAATCTCATCGGTGTACTTGCGACGCTTCG
This region of Leptonema illini DSM 21528 genomic DNA includes:
- a CDS encoding Crp/Fnr family transcriptional regulator, yielding MSIMLPESLFEKFGKEFHPGQIIFCEWEPGNDFYFVQKGRVKIIKTFGNTQKTLDVMGEGDIFGEMAILEEEPRSASAIAVDNVKTLHFNRENFDTLMNTQPQLAYSLLLIYTKRIYDARRRLKILLIDDLNVKVADVFLMLAEKDPHYGHTNQMIFNITVDDVANWCGQPVDEVNRVIMVYVRQGKLELYADRIVVPNLKDLQRVVNSKKKSLM
- a CDS encoding amidohydrolase family protein, translating into MSHPQWQITNGWIPGYDERPVSVQIADQRIGRIVAEPAAAEISVDLHGLAILPAFINGHDNLLATYLPFQGRNWPHPTWLSWDNEIKASSLFAERMLVSPEDLYQLGAYRNILSGSVFVVDHIPDFVRRPFEKELPARLLSDFGIAHSVSAYALNWGKGIRAEYEYAVEHGLPFILHIAEGFDRDSKQSLRQLDEMGALGENTVLVHGLSLSDHDLDRIAAAGAHLVWCPSSNRFIYNARPPIEKAFSRGINVCLGTDSAMAGGPGMLQSLKSAMEELPSLDPLDLLAMATVNASQAFRLKDRGSLGAGQWADLVIFNRRPTDNLKEFIQTLELEDLFLVVREGIPVYGDASLEKLFQALSVQTDRISVHRTEKLVQRGMLDLLRRIRMQAGKEIFFPFLPVG
- a CDS encoding alpha/beta fold hydrolase, whose protein sequence is MKTIARTGTVRSPAPRVSDSPATGIRLNTHHSTVFWWSSLAGRFLLRYRDFRHARKFSYLGLRRHAVTYEGQRFVYYSADRVDDRPTLVLLHGFLDRGFAFRHVIAPLIRDYRVIVVDLPGHGGSALPALREAWTGPALYRSLYRFLRNLCNEPVHLLTHSMGGLLALQMHLYARRLNEMPFLSLCAIAPGALLLPEAELDDLRRRFFPQSTAEVRSLLAELHHGLAERADEIPEFVLRGLLYRWSTPGFRYLAENTMERPDEVFLTEKQLRQCHLPVTLIWGAEDRIVPLARGRQMAKALQAQLHIVPGVGHNMLSESPDAVVREAVTHLQQFYHQSVRRSRR
- the rfaD gene encoding ADP-glyceromanno-heptose 6-epimerase, which encodes MILVTGAAGLIGSAVVRELNERGEADLLLVDHLGTSEKWKNLRSLRFIDYLEKDDFERRFLDQDHPLWKEIKGIVHLGACSSTIEMDASYLIENNFRFSKRLAERAEAQKIRMVYASSAATYGDGENGFVDDEASIEKLRPLNPYGYSKQIFDLYLKRRGFSGFAGIKYFNIFGPNESHKGPMISMVLRGYRQIRETGELRLFKSYHPDYGDGKQVRDFLYVKDAARMTIFLLLDAPGVSGLFNVGSGVASTWIDLGQAIFAALSMKPKIVFIDMPESLRPNYQYFTQAPIEKIRKAGYSQSITPLTEAITDYVQNYLSHGEIHA
- a CDS encoding cyclic nucleotide-binding domain-containing protein, coding for MPVIKNYNGGSIIYFEGDRAEDIYVLQSGRVVLISTSIDTGDEIREDVQIGEFFGVKSSLGRYPREETAQVIGKTNVIVFKQPEFEQMVMKNTRLIIKMLKVFSKQLREIHRKVRQILKAGSTRDPEYELMNVAESFYRSGNIDHAVYAFERYLTYHPNGPYSSRARDLLTMARKGQTYPHGYVPLESVAVDPVPSSFNDSLMKAASMPASSADDPFAFPEDPFVDDSAMPSDRSATEQLSQARELFGAGDFDGALTHLEELLSRNDLSKKSEFEAKAAALFEKGRCQIKMKKLPEATNTLTEYLKTYPSGSYVKQSFFQLGLIAEISGNQERARTFYAKVAQLKPDDEVTAQAKTRLQKIS